A window from Streptomyces sp. NBC_00299 encodes these proteins:
- a CDS encoding sugar O-acetyltransferase gives MPTDYFAQDPRTNLERMQAGDLYIADDPEIARRQQDAVRLAARYQAGYAEDADAARPILVELLGALGEEAHVRPPLYVDYGSNITIGARTFVNYNLTALDVAAITIGDDCQIGPNVQLLTPTHPLEPQPRRDKLEAAKPITIGDNVWLGGGAIVLPGVTIGDNSVIGAGAVVTRDIPANVVAVGNPARVVRSL, from the coding sequence ATGCCGACGGACTACTTCGCGCAGGATCCGCGCACGAACCTCGAGCGCATGCAGGCGGGCGACCTCTACATCGCCGACGATCCGGAGATCGCCCGCAGGCAGCAGGATGCCGTACGCCTGGCCGCTCGCTACCAGGCCGGCTACGCCGAGGACGCCGACGCCGCCCGGCCGATCCTCGTCGAACTGCTCGGCGCGCTCGGCGAGGAGGCCCACGTCCGGCCGCCCCTGTACGTCGACTACGGCAGCAACATCACCATCGGGGCGCGCACCTTCGTCAACTACAACCTCACCGCACTGGACGTCGCGGCCATCACCATCGGTGACGACTGCCAGATCGGACCGAACGTCCAACTGCTCACCCCCACCCACCCGTTGGAGCCGCAGCCCCGCCGCGACAAGCTGGAGGCCGCCAAGCCGATCACCATCGGCGACAACGTGTGGCTCGGCGGTGGCGCGATCGTCCTGCCCGGAGTCACCATCGGGGACAATTCCGTCATCGGCGCCGGTGCTGTGGTCACCAGGGACATCCCCGCGAACGTCGTCGCCGTCGGGAACCCCGCTCGCGTGGTGCGGAGCCTGTAA